The following proteins come from a genomic window of Raphanus sativus cultivar WK10039 unplaced genomic scaffold, ASM80110v3 Scaffold1495, whole genome shotgun sequence:
- the LOC130504325 gene encoding microtubule-associated protein 70-5-like yields MTAGENPFASNTSSLQSQLKEKDKELLAAKAEIKALRTNEELKNGAFGELRENMRKLEERLEVSKNLAEQKEMEMKKLEEEKEDALAAQDAAEEALRRVYTHQQEDDDSLPLESVIAPLESQIKIQKHQISALQEDKKALERLTKSKESALLEAERILKSALERALIVEEVQNHNFELRRQIEICQEEYKFLEKINRQKVLEIEKLSQTIGELEEAILAGGTAANAVRDYRRQISQLNANKRTLERELARVKVSASRVALAVANEWKDENDRVMPVKQWLEERRLLHGEMQKLKDKLAVSERTAKAESQLKERLKLRLKTIEDGLKSPNMFCISRTTTKSEKSGKILGFLTSGGGGSKKRSSSQPRGSVTGRIHAVNQPINRAAETDGKENSKILTNGLSDQDAKEEDMVSGFLYDRLQKEVIALRKVCESKEGTINAKNEEIKMLLKKVDALTKAIEVETKKAKREAAAREKENALAMLNEESKQCRKANLPRSRVHNSR; encoded by the exons ATGACCGCAGGAGAAAACCCTTTTGCATCAAACACCTCTTCTCTGCAAAGCCAGCTTAAag AAAAGGACAAGGAGCTTTTGGCTGCTAAAGCTGAAATTAAGGCTTTGAGAACAAATGAAGAGCTCAAAAACGGAGCATTTGGGGAG CTTAGAGAAAACATGAGGAAGTTGGAGGAAAGACTTGAAGTCTCTAAGAATCTTGCTGAACAAAAG GAGATGGAGATGAAGAAGctagaagaagagaaggaagatGCATTAGCGGCACAGGACGCTGCAGAAGAAGCACTGAGGAGGGTTTACACTCACCAACAGGAAGATGATGATTCTCTACCCCTCGAATCAGTTATTGCTCCTCTTGAATCTCAGATCAAGATTCAAAAGCATCAG ATCTCTGCGCTTCAAGAAGACAAGAAAGCGTTGGAACGGCTGACAAAATCAAAAGAATCAGCGCTTCTCGAGGCAGAGAGAATCTTGAAAAGTGCACTTGAACGTGCTTTGATTGTTGAGGAGGTTCAGAACCACAACTTTGAGCTTCGAAGACAGATTGAGATCTGCCAGGAAGAGTACAAGTTTCTTGAGAAAATAAACCGCCAGAAAGTGTTGGAGATTGAGAAGCTCTCTCAAACCATTGGAGAGTTGGAGGAAGCAATCTTGGCGGGAGGAACAGCTGCAAATGCAGTTAGAGACTATCGCCGCCAAATCTCTCAGCTCAATGCAA ATAAAAGAACATTGGAGAGAGAGCTGGCCAGAGTCAAAGTGTCAGCAAGTAGAGTGGCTCTTGCTGTTGCTAACGAGTGGAAAGATGAGAATGATAGAGTAATGCCTGTAAAGCAATGGCTTGAAGAGAGAAGGCTTCTCCAT GGAGAAATGCAGAAACTGAAAGATAAGCTAGCTGTTTCAGAGAGAACAGCTAAGGCTGAATCACAGCTAAAG GAGAGGTTGAAGCTGAGGCTGAAAACAATAGAAGATGGCTTGAAAAGTCCAAACATGTTTTGTATCTCTAGAACAACTACAAAGAGTGAAAAATCTGGCAAGATTTTAGGATTCTTGACGAGTGGTGGTGGAGGATCAAAGAAAAGGTCTAGTTCTCAGCCACGAGGCTCAGTTACAGGAAGAATCCATGCTGTTAATCAGCCTATCAACAGAGCTGCAGAGACTGATGGAAAAGAGAACTCAAAGATTTTAACAAACGGATTATCTGACCAGGATGCTAAGGAAGAAGATATGGTTTCAGGGTTTTTATATGACAGGCTTCAGAAGGAAGTAATTGCTCTAAGGAAGGTTTGTGAGAGTAAAGAGGGTACTATAAATGCCAAAAATGAAGAAATCAAG ATGTTGTTGAAGAAAGTGGATGCTCTAACGAAAGCCATTGAAGTGGAGACAAAGAAGGCAAAGAGGGAAGCTGCGGCCAGAGAGAAGGAAAACGCATTGGCTATGTTGAATGAAGAGTCGAAACAATGTAGAAAGGCAAACTTACCTAGAAG CCGTGTACACAATTCACGTTGA